In Pseudoduganella albidiflava, a single window of DNA contains:
- the flgC gene encoding flagellar basal body rod protein FlgC codes for MSLFSIFNVSGSAMSAQSQRLNVVASNLANADSATSATGEAYRAKQVVFEATPSANNASTGVKVQQVIEDPSPMKQVYDPKSPLADENGYVTMPNVNVVDEMVNMLSASRSYQNNVETMNAAKSMLLKTLTIGQ; via the coding sequence ATGTCACTGTTCAGCATATTCAATGTTTCCGGTTCGGCCATGAGCGCGCAGTCGCAGCGCCTGAACGTGGTCGCCAGCAACCTGGCCAACGCCGACAGCGCCACCAGCGCGACCGGCGAGGCCTACCGCGCCAAGCAGGTGGTGTTCGAAGCCACCCCGTCGGCCAACAACGCTTCCACCGGCGTCAAGGTACAGCAGGTGATCGAAGACCCGTCGCCGATGAAGCAGGTGTACGACCCGAAAAGCCCGCTGGCCGACGAGAACGGCTATGTGACGATGCCGAACGTGAACGTGGTCGACGAGATGGTCAACATGCTGTCGGCATCGCGCTCGTACCAGAACAACGTCGAAACGATGAACGCGGCGAAAAGCATGCTGCTGAAAACCCTGACCATCGGTCAATAA
- the flgB gene encoding flagellar basal body rod protein FlgB has product MLGKLDNHLRFNELALGLRSTRQSVLASNIANADTPNYKARDIDFTSALQNALANTAQTGTLNTTKPRHFPTPAPDGSTLADGTPLLYRGVVQGAVDGNTVDMDVERNQFADNALRYEAGVTFINSQIKGLMTAIQGQ; this is encoded by the coding sequence ATGCTGGGAAAACTCGACAATCACCTGCGCTTCAACGAACTGGCCCTGGGCCTGCGCTCGACGCGCCAGAGCGTGCTGGCATCGAACATCGCCAATGCCGACACGCCGAACTACAAGGCGCGCGACATCGACTTCACCAGCGCGCTGCAGAACGCGCTGGCCAATACCGCGCAGACGGGCACGCTGAACACCACCAAACCGCGCCATTTCCCCACCCCGGCGCCGGACGGCAGCACGCTGGCCGACGGCACGCCGCTGCTGTACCGGGGCGTGGTGCAGGGCGCCGTCGACGGCAATACGGTCGACATGGACGTGGAACGCAACCAGTTCGCCGACAACGCGCTGCGCTATGAAGCGGGGGTCACCTTCATCAACAGCCAGATCAAGGGCCTGATGACGGCCATCCAGGGCCAGTAA
- the flhF gene encoding flagellar biosynthesis protein FlhF, producing the protein MNVKKFTAPTSREALRKVREALGPDAVILSNRPMDGVVEILALANDDAASLASPVDDAPPGAPHLDLDDGYAAAPAPRPQAQRPSMQPMQPMSRPAAPESMMAARPAMAAAPAPMPRAPFAPSMPPPAHQPMQQPMHQPMQQAMQQPALDMAGITALVAEAVNSAKANAAAEMHGMMSELRAMRGMMETQLAELSWGTAQQREPHKAAVLRELLAAGFSTTLARRLLEKLPAGRGADEALRWIRTVLARNIAAIANEDALIERGGVFALVGPTGVGKTTSTAKLAARCVMRHGPEKLALITTDAYRIGAHEQLRIYGKILGVMVHSVKDEADLRIALKELRNKHTVLIDTVGVSQRDQMVTEQVAMLQGTDVDVKRLLCLNATSTQETLTEVVRAYQGSGLAGCIVTKLDEAASLGNVLDVVIRQKLQLFYVSNGQRVPEDLHLAQPAELVERAFRLKKDVSEFTDGELPMLMAAAGNDGMREVHLG; encoded by the coding sequence ATGAACGTCAAGAAATTTACCGCGCCCACGTCGCGTGAGGCGCTGCGGAAGGTGCGCGAGGCGCTGGGGCCGGATGCGGTGATCCTGTCGAATCGCCCGATGGATGGCGTGGTCGAGATCCTGGCGCTGGCCAACGACGATGCCGCTTCGCTGGCCAGCCCGGTCGACGACGCGCCACCCGGCGCGCCGCACCTGGACCTGGACGACGGCTATGCCGCCGCGCCGGCGCCACGCCCGCAGGCCCAGCGCCCGTCGATGCAGCCAATGCAGCCGATGAGCCGCCCGGCCGCGCCGGAGTCCATGATGGCCGCGCGCCCCGCCATGGCGGCGGCGCCGGCACCGATGCCGCGCGCGCCGTTCGCGCCGTCGATGCCGCCACCGGCGCACCAACCCATGCAGCAGCCGATGCACCAGCCGATGCAGCAAGCGATGCAGCAGCCCGCGCTGGACATGGCCGGCATCACCGCGCTGGTGGCCGAGGCGGTCAACTCGGCCAAGGCCAACGCGGCCGCCGAGATGCACGGCATGATGAGCGAGCTGCGCGCCATGCGCGGCATGATGGAGACGCAACTGGCAGAACTGTCGTGGGGCACCGCGCAGCAGCGCGAGCCGCACAAGGCGGCCGTGCTGCGCGAATTGCTGGCCGCCGGCTTTTCCACCACGCTGGCCCGCCGCCTGCTCGAGAAGCTGCCGGCCGGCCGCGGCGCCGATGAAGCGCTGCGCTGGATCCGCACCGTGCTGGCGCGGAACATCGCCGCGATCGCCAACGAGGATGCGCTGATCGAGCGCGGCGGCGTGTTCGCGCTGGTGGGGCCGACCGGTGTCGGCAAGACCACCAGCACGGCCAAGCTGGCGGCCCGCTGCGTGATGCGCCATGGCCCTGAAAAGCTGGCGCTGATCACCACCGATGCCTATCGTATCGGCGCGCACGAACAACTGCGCATTTACGGCAAGATCCTCGGCGTGATGGTACATTCCGTGAAGGATGAGGCCGACTTGCGGATCGCCCTGAAAGAGCTGCGCAACAAGCACACGGTGCTGATCGATACGGTCGGCGTCAGCCAGCGCGACCAGATGGTCACCGAGCAGGTGGCCATGCTGCAGGGTACCGATGTCGATGTGAAGCGGCTGCTGTGCCTGAACGCCACGTCCACCCAGGAAACGCTGACCGAGGTCGTGCGCGCCTACCAGGGCAGCGGCCTGGCCGGCTGCATCGTCACCAAGCTGGACGAGGCCGCTTCGCTGGGCAATGTGCTCGACGTGGTGATCCGCCAGAAGCTGCAACTGTTCTACGTATCGAATGGCCAGCGCGTGCCGGAAGACCTGCACCTGGCCCAGCCGGCCGAGCTCGTCGAGCGCGCGTTCCGCCTGAAGAAGGATGTTTCCGAATTTACGGATGGCGAACTGCCGATGCTGATGGCGGCCGCCGGCAACGATGGGATGCGCGAGGTGCACCTTGGCTGA
- the flgA gene encoding flagellar basal body P-ring formation chaperone FlgA: MKPPIYAFAALLLAAASAQAATAMDPAALRRTVDAFLQVQSAGLPGKVTVTVGNIDTRMTLADCPAPEAFLMPGSKAWGKTTVGVRCAAPSRWTVYIQANVSVLGNYIAAATPLPQGQAITETQLVTMQGDLTTLPASIATDKAQVVGRSSNVSISAGTPLRLDTLRSQPVVLNGQMVKLVTAGSGFRITAEGKAIANAAEGQVVQVRTQGGRSVSGIARAGGQVEVAF; this comes from the coding sequence ATGAAACCGCCCATCTACGCTTTTGCTGCACTTCTCCTGGCCGCCGCCTCCGCGCAGGCGGCCACGGCGATGGACCCGGCCGCGCTGCGCCGCACCGTCGACGCCTTCCTGCAGGTGCAGAGCGCCGGCCTGCCGGGCAAGGTCACGGTCACGGTCGGCAATATCGATACGCGCATGACCCTGGCCGACTGCCCCGCTCCGGAAGCCTTCCTGATGCCCGGCAGTAAGGCATGGGGCAAGACCACGGTGGGCGTCCGCTGTGCGGCTCCGTCCCGGTGGACGGTGTATATTCAGGCGAACGTGTCGGTGCTGGGCAACTACATCGCCGCGGCCACGCCGCTGCCGCAGGGCCAGGCCATCACGGAAACGCAGCTGGTGACGATGCAGGGCGACCTGACAACGCTGCCGGCCAGCATCGCGACCGACAAGGCGCAGGTGGTGGGCCGCAGCAGTAATGTTTCCATTTCGGCAGGCACGCCGCTGCGCCTGGATACCCTGCGCAGCCAGCCGGTCGTACTGAATGGACAGATGGTCAAGCTGGTCACGGCGGGCAGCGGCTTCCGCATCACGGCCGAGGGCAAGGCCATCGCCAATGCGGCGGAAGGCCAGGTGGTACAGGTGCGCACGCAGGGCGGCCGCAGCGTCAGCGGCATCGCCCGGGCGGGCGGCCAGGTCGAGGTTGCGTTCTGA
- a CDS encoding flagellar motor protein, whose product MDWSSVAGLLLALAGLIVGMALEGGDPSSLVQPAAFAIVVVGTFGAVLLQTRPATLRRGILMLQWVFRPPADSRILLARDIQAWNQTIRREGPLALERHMNGARNVFLAKGLRMVIDGIQPDKLRQLLDTEITAFETAERQAVRIWESAAGYAPTIGILGAVLGLIHVMENLTDPSRLGPGIAVAFVSTIYGVGMANLFFYPIANKLKNIVIAQVHQQEIAAAVFHDIASGDFSRIMDERIATLMQDY is encoded by the coding sequence ATGGACTGGTCCAGCGTAGCGGGGCTGCTGCTGGCGCTGGCCGGCCTGATCGTGGGCATGGCACTGGAAGGCGGCGATCCGTCGTCGCTGGTGCAGCCCGCCGCGTTCGCCATCGTGGTGGTCGGCACCTTCGGCGCGGTGCTGCTGCAGACCCGGCCCGCCACGCTGCGGCGCGGCATCCTCATGCTGCAGTGGGTGTTCCGGCCGCCGGCCGACAGCCGCATCCTGCTGGCGCGCGATATCCAGGCCTGGAACCAGACCATCCGCCGGGAAGGCCCGCTGGCGCTGGAGCGCCACATGAATGGCGCGCGCAACGTGTTCCTCGCCAAAGGCTTGCGCATGGTGATCGACGGCATCCAGCCCGATAAACTGCGCCAGCTGCTCGATACCGAGATCACCGCGTTCGAGACGGCGGAGCGGCAGGCGGTACGCATCTGGGAATCGGCCGCCGGCTATGCGCCCACCATCGGCATCCTGGGCGCCGTGCTGGGCCTGATCCACGTGATGGAAAACCTCACCGATCCTTCCCGCCTGGGGCCCGGCATCGCGGTGGCGTTCGTGTCCACCATCTACGGCGTGGGGATGGCGAACCTGTTCTTCTACCCGATCGCCAACAAGCTCAAGAACATCGTCATCGCCCAGGTGCACCAGCAGGAAATCGCCGCGGCCGTGTTCCACGACATCGCCAGCGGCGACTTCTCGCGCATCATGGACGAGCGCATCGCCACGCTGATGCAGGACTACTAG
- a CDS encoding flagella synthesis protein FlgN: protein MHDGAPISMLREEQQLITELLQILKDEQQSLVAADIDRLAALTPRKSEVLMRMGALAATRHAALGEAGFEAREAGMEMWLCTHGTPDDKALWNDVLAHTREAKELNRLNGMLINKQLSHTQGALQALRPQNPAGNVYGPTGLTATTTTSRGFLAG from the coding sequence ATGCATGACGGCGCCCCGATATCGATGCTGCGCGAAGAGCAGCAGCTGATCACCGAACTGCTGCAGATCCTGAAGGACGAGCAGCAATCGCTGGTGGCCGCCGATATCGACAGGCTTGCCGCGCTGACGCCCCGCAAGTCCGAGGTGTTGATGCGCATGGGTGCCCTCGCCGCCACGCGCCATGCCGCGCTGGGCGAAGCCGGCTTCGAAGCGCGCGAGGCGGGAATGGAAATGTGGCTATGCACCCACGGTACGCCGGACGACAAGGCGCTGTGGAACGACGTGCTGGCGCATACCCGCGAAGCCAAGGAATTGAACCGCCTGAACGGCATGCTGATCAACAAGCAACTGTCGCACACCCAGGGCGCCCTGCAAGCCCTGCGCCCGCAGAACCCTGCCGGCAACGTCTACGGCCCGACCGGGCTCACCGCCACCACCACCACTTCGCGCGGCTTCCTGGCCGGCTGA
- a CDS encoding flagellar hook assembly protein FlgD yields MAVIATPTSTSAVSQSLMDSMNTKNSTGNEISAEQDKFMTLLITQLKNQDPLNPLDNAQVTSQLAQLNTVTGINKLNDTLETLKTDLAASQSAQAVNMINHGVLAPGKSMQVAEGKGIFGIELGSYADTVQLDIKNSSGKVVHSLTMNNVEAGVLPLAWDGKLEDGKTAPDGTYTLALTATTSGKALTDAQALAFGTVASVSTGPGGAKLNVPGMGQLTMDDIKQVL; encoded by the coding sequence ATGGCCGTCATTGCCACCCCCACTTCCACCAGTGCCGTGTCGCAGTCCCTGATGGACTCGATGAACACGAAGAACAGCACCGGCAACGAGATCTCGGCCGAGCAGGACAAGTTCATGACGCTGCTGATCACGCAGCTGAAGAACCAGGACCCGCTCAACCCGCTCGACAACGCCCAGGTCACCAGCCAGCTGGCCCAGTTGAACACGGTCACCGGCATCAACAAGCTGAACGACACGCTGGAAACGCTGAAGACCGACCTGGCCGCCTCGCAGTCGGCCCAGGCGGTCAACATGATCAACCACGGCGTGCTTGCCCCCGGCAAGTCCATGCAGGTGGCGGAAGGCAAGGGCATCTTCGGTATCGAGCTGGGCTCGTATGCCGACACCGTGCAGCTCGACATCAAGAACAGCAGCGGCAAGGTGGTGCATTCGCTGACGATGAACAACGTCGAGGCCGGCGTGCTGCCGCTGGCATGGGACGGCAAGCTGGAAGACGGCAAGACGGCACCCGACGGCACCTACACGCTGGCGCTGACCGCGACCACCAGCGGCAAGGCGCTGACCGATGCGCAGGCGCTCGCGTTCGGCACCGTCGCCAGCGTGTCGACGGGACCGGGCGGCGCCAAGCTGAACGTTCCGGGCATGGGGCAGCTGACCATGGACGACATCAAGCAGGTGCTCTAG
- the flgM gene encoding flagellar biosynthesis anti-sigma factor FlgM, which translates to MKINDSVKNAGLPATTASTTSNARNAEKTAAATSTQTNSENVKLSAQGQAMATSSNSAVFDTKKVERIKLAIADGQFQVNSEKVADGLLDTVKDLLHSRQR; encoded by the coding sequence GTGAAAATCAACGATTCAGTGAAAAATGCGGGTTTGCCGGCGACCACCGCGTCGACTACGAGCAATGCCCGCAACGCCGAGAAAACGGCAGCCGCCACTTCCACGCAAACGAATTCGGAAAACGTCAAGCTGTCGGCCCAGGGCCAGGCCATGGCGACCAGCAGCAACAGCGCCGTGTTCGACACGAAGAAAGTGGAACGTATCAAGCTGGCCATCGCCGATGGCCAGTTCCAGGTCAATTCTGAAAAAGTGGCGGACGGGCTGCTGGACACGGTCAAGGACCTCCTGCATTCCCGCCAACGCTGA
- a CDS encoding MinD/ParA family ATP-binding protein yields MANFNFDQAEGLRRMLAGPPRPRIVTFLSATPQDDKGAMLVNLGASLARAGNDVVLVDACASAHGVASRLGVDNGASLLSVARQECALNQVIHEVPQGFNVVSMTRGEARNGPQEARRLAKAFDVLAAQAGIVLVDGEFDGEAFPVPVMASSEIVVQVSNSATSITNAYMMIKRLNHELGRRPFGIVVTGASEREARVVYDNMAQAASRYLAVNLISMGSVPADEYLHRAARLGRAVVDAFPLAGASVAFRQLAGRFALAAPSPSSSLSLAAPSALSTLASHHAGSGHHMQH; encoded by the coding sequence TTGGCTAACTTCAACTTTGATCAGGCGGAAGGACTGCGGCGCATGCTGGCCGGGCCGCCGCGGCCCCGCATCGTCACGTTCCTGTCGGCCACGCCGCAGGATGACAAGGGTGCCATGCTGGTCAACCTGGGCGCCTCGCTGGCCCGTGCCGGCAACGACGTGGTGCTGGTCGACGCCTGCGCCAGCGCGCATGGGGTTGCCTCTCGGCTGGGCGTCGACAATGGCGCCAGCCTGCTCAGCGTGGCGCGCCAGGAATGCGCGCTGAACCAGGTCATCCATGAAGTGCCGCAAGGCTTCAACGTAGTGTCGATGACGCGCGGCGAAGCGCGCAACGGCCCGCAGGAAGCGCGCCGGCTGGCCAAGGCGTTCGACGTGCTGGCCGCGCAGGCCGGCATCGTGCTCGTCGATGGCGAGTTCGATGGCGAAGCGTTTCCCGTGCCGGTGATGGCCAGCTCGGAAATCGTGGTGCAGGTCTCGAACAGCGCCACCTCGATCACGAATGCCTACATGATGATCAAGCGGCTCAACCACGAGCTGGGCCGGCGGCCGTTCGGCATCGTCGTCACCGGTGCGTCCGAGCGGGAGGCCAGGGTCGTTTACGATAATATGGCACAGGCGGCAAGCCGTTACCTGGCAGTGAATCTGATCTCGATGGGTTCGGTGCCGGCCGATGAATACCTGCACCGCGCGGCGCGCCTGGGCCGTGCCGTGGTGGATGCGTTCCCGCTGGCCGGTGCCTCGGTCGCGTTTCGTCAGCTGGCGGGGCGGTTTGCGCTGGCCGCGCCGTCGCCATCGTCGTCATTGTCGCTGGCAGCGCCATCGGCGTTATCGACGCTGGCGTCGCATCATGCAGGGAGCGGCCACCATATGCAGCACTGA
- a CDS encoding RNA polymerase sigma factor FliA, which produces MYTVKGKVNKDSLLTEHMPLVKRLAHHMKAKLPPSVEVDDLVQAGMIGLLDAINRYEETHGAQFETYAVMRIRGAMLDELRSSDWMPRTLRQDMRKIENAMSVLQQKLGRPPAESEVAASLKLSLEAYQEMLGEGGGHQLLYYEDFKNEDGSDSFLDRYAQDDEADPLRSLMDTGFRQAVIDAIDALPPREKLLMGLYYEEELNLKEIGAVMGVSESRVSQLHTQAVSRLRATLREQAWTGPA; this is translated from the coding sequence ATGTACACGGTCAAAGGGAAGGTGAACAAGGATTCGCTGCTGACGGAGCACATGCCCCTGGTGAAGCGCCTTGCCCACCATATGAAGGCAAAATTGCCGCCCAGCGTGGAAGTGGATGACCTGGTACAGGCGGGCATGATCGGCCTGCTCGACGCGATCAACCGCTACGAAGAAACGCACGGTGCCCAGTTTGAAACCTATGCGGTGATGCGCATCCGCGGCGCCATGCTCGATGAATTGCGCAGCAGCGACTGGATGCCGCGCACCTTGCGGCAAGACATGCGCAAGATCGAGAACGCCATGTCGGTGCTGCAGCAAAAGCTGGGCCGCCCGCCGGCCGAATCCGAAGTGGCCGCGTCGCTGAAGCTGTCGCTCGAGGCCTACCAGGAAATGCTGGGCGAAGGCGGCGGCCACCAGCTGCTGTATTACGAAGACTTCAAGAACGAGGACGGCAGCGACAGCTTCCTCGACCGCTATGCCCAGGACGACGAAGCCGATCCGCTGCGTTCGCTGATGGACACCGGTTTCCGCCAGGCCGTGATCGATGCGATCGACGCCTTGCCGCCGCGTGAAAAACTGCTGATGGGCCTGTACTACGAAGAAGAGTTGAACCTGAAGGAAATCGGCGCCGTGATGGGCGTCTCCGAATCACGCGTGTCGCAGCTGCATACCCAGGCGGTGTCGCGGCTGCGCGCCACGTTGCGGGAGCAGGCATGGACTGGTCCAGCGTAG
- the motD gene encoding flagellar motor protein MotD — protein MSFQYRRARRPFDEEPENHERWLISYSDFITLLFAFFVVMYAISSVNIGKYRMFSDALGDALGGQGANVKPNTEVLNQPIPNPNLKKRQEMMRQERASMTKLAQDLQSTMAPLVKEGKVRVTQNSRGVSVEINASVLFDPADVNLTAESREALTAVAALLVTDRHAIQVEGHTDDQPVRNIYPSNWELSSMRAATVVRLFIESGVAPERLTAVGHASNHPVAANDDPVGRARNRRVAVTILSAVPDPETEIPTEPAAQDVPAAQ, from the coding sequence ATGAGCTTCCAGTACCGCCGCGCGCGCCGGCCATTCGACGAGGAACCGGAAAACCACGAGCGCTGGCTGATCTCGTACTCCGACTTCATCACGCTGCTGTTCGCGTTCTTCGTGGTGATGTATGCGATCTCGTCGGTCAACATCGGCAAGTACCGGATGTTTTCCGATGCGCTCGGCGACGCGCTGGGCGGGCAGGGCGCCAACGTCAAGCCCAATACCGAGGTACTGAACCAGCCGATCCCGAATCCGAACCTGAAGAAGCGCCAGGAAATGATGCGGCAGGAGCGCGCATCGATGACCAAGCTGGCGCAGGACCTGCAATCGACGATGGCGCCGCTGGTCAAGGAAGGCAAGGTGCGGGTCACGCAGAACAGCCGCGGCGTATCGGTGGAAATCAACGCCAGCGTGCTGTTCGACCCGGCCGACGTGAACCTCACGGCCGAATCGCGCGAGGCGCTGACCGCCGTGGCCGCGCTGCTGGTCACCGATCGCCACGCGATCCAGGTCGAAGGCCACACCGACGACCAGCCGGTGCGCAACATCTATCCGTCGAACTGGGAATTGTCGTCGATGCGCGCCGCCACCGTGGTGCGGCTGTTCATCGAATCGGGCGTCGCTCCCGAGCGGCTGACGGCGGTCGGGCACGCATCGAACCACCCGGTGGCCGCGAACGACGACCCGGTCGGCCGCGCCCGCAACCGGCGCGTGGCGGTGACGATCCTGTCGGCCGTGCCGGACCCGGAGACGGAGATTCCAACGGAGCCGGCGGCGCAGGACGTGCCGGCAGCGCAATAG
- the flgF gene encoding flagellar basal-body rod protein FlgF, which yields MDRLIYTAMTGARHILDQQATTSNNLANATTVGFRAQIDAFRAVPVVSEGMPTRTFVVDNTVGADFRPGPLETTGRPMDVAIRGEGWFAVQSPDGSEAYTRNGSFKVSENGLLQTSGGLTLQSEGGGPIAVPPNTEISISADGTVSGIDASQVQAGPTNIIGRLKLVNPDVAGLVRGDDGLFRQQSGEPAAADPAVRVADGCLELSNVNPVDAMVNMITLARSFETQMSLLKNAENNAAKAAQILALN from the coding sequence ATGGACCGCCTGATCTACACCGCAATGACCGGCGCCAGGCACATCCTGGACCAGCAGGCCACCACGTCGAACAACCTGGCCAACGCCACCACCGTGGGCTTTCGCGCCCAGATCGACGCCTTCCGCGCCGTGCCCGTGGTGTCCGAAGGCATGCCGACCCGGACCTTCGTGGTCGACAACACGGTGGGCGCGGACTTCCGTCCGGGGCCGCTGGAAACCACCGGCCGGCCGATGGACGTGGCGATCCGCGGCGAAGGCTGGTTCGCGGTGCAGTCGCCCGACGGCTCCGAGGCGTACACGCGCAACGGCAGCTTCAAGGTCAGTGAAAACGGCCTGCTGCAAACCTCCGGCGGCCTGACGCTGCAAAGCGAGGGCGGCGGTCCGATCGCGGTGCCTCCGAACACGGAAATCTCGATCTCCGCCGATGGCACTGTCAGCGGCATCGACGCCAGCCAGGTGCAGGCCGGACCGACCAACATCATCGGCCGGCTGAAGCTGGTCAATCCCGACGTGGCCGGCCTGGTGCGCGGCGACGATGGCCTGTTCCGCCAGCAGTCCGGCGAGCCGGCCGCCGCCGACCCGGCGGTGCGCGTGGCCGATGGCTGCCTGGAGCTGAGCAACGTGAACCCGGTCGATGCGATGGTCAACATGATCACGCTGGCCCGGTCGTTCGAGACGCAAATGAGCCTCCTGAAGAACGCCGAGAATAACGCCGCGAAAGCCGCCCAGATCCTGGCTTTGAACTGA
- a CDS encoding flagellar hook protein FlgE, protein MFQQGLSGLNAASTQLDVIGNNVANASTVGFKSTEAQFADMYANSLNGISGRNPGIGVTVARLAQQFSQGNIETTNNPMDMSINGAGFFRTVQDGAIQYTRNGQFLLDNTGTIVNAQGAALTGYLANVDGLILQGAPVPLQIDAADLAPVQTTEANFQINLSSNSTTPTVQPFDASDPRTYNKQTVIPVYDSLGNEHTMGMYYVRTGGSTWDVYVANDGVQINSQEVMRAAVTTQAVVDARAAYATAVTAGDPAGITAARQAYATAVGTTVTALATAAGANEAVLAQIAALYAPATSVGNVASNTPDTIDAAFGAAVNVPATRAGTLIFTKNGLIDAAAMQAAGTTLPFNIVLPVFPDNGSFLEIPIAVTFDGSTQYGTATSEKNSTQDGYSSGSLQRFAADENGIIMGQYSNGKSRALGQVVLADFASVDNLVPLGNNAWSESAGSGVPQLGVPNAGGMGQLRASSVESSNVDLTEQLVDMITAQRVYQANAQTIKTEDSVLQTLINLR, encoded by the coding sequence ATGTTCCAGCAAGGTCTCAGCGGCCTGAACGCCGCCTCCACGCAGCTCGACGTCATCGGCAACAACGTCGCCAATGCCAGCACGGTCGGCTTCAAAAGCACCGAAGCGCAGTTCGCGGACATGTACGCGAATTCGCTGAACGGCATTTCCGGCCGCAATCCCGGCATCGGCGTGACGGTTGCCCGCCTCGCGCAGCAATTCTCGCAAGGTAATATCGAGACCACCAACAACCCGATGGACATGTCGATCAACGGTGCCGGCTTCTTCCGCACCGTGCAGGATGGCGCGATCCAGTACACCCGCAACGGCCAGTTCCTGCTCGATAACACGGGCACCATCGTCAATGCGCAGGGCGCCGCGCTGACCGGCTACCTGGCCAACGTGGATGGCCTCATCCTGCAGGGCGCGCCGGTGCCGCTGCAGATCGACGCGGCCGACCTGGCCCCGGTGCAGACCACCGAGGCGAACTTCCAGATCAACCTGTCGTCGAACTCCACCACGCCGACCGTGCAGCCGTTCGACGCCAGCGATCCGCGCACCTACAACAAGCAGACCGTGATCCCGGTCTACGATTCGCTGGGCAACGAGCACACGATGGGCATGTACTACGTGCGCACCGGCGGCAGCACCTGGGATGTCTACGTTGCCAACGATGGCGTGCAGATCAATTCGCAGGAAGTGATGCGCGCCGCCGTAACCACCCAGGCCGTCGTCGATGCCCGGGCCGCCTATGCTACGGCAGTGACCGCTGGCGACCCCGCGGGGATCACCGCCGCGCGCCAGGCGTACGCCACCGCGGTCGGCACCACCGTCACGGCCCTCGCCACCGCGGCGGGCGCGAACGAGGCCGTGCTGGCCCAGATCGCCGCGTTGTACGCGCCGGCCACCAGTGTCGGCAACGTGGCCAGCAACACGCCGGACACCATCGATGCCGCGTTCGGCGCCGCCGTCAACGTGCCCGCCACGCGGGCGGGCACGCTGATCTTCACGAAGAACGGCCTGATCGACGCGGCCGCGATGCAGGCCGCCGGCACCACGCTGCCGTTCAACATCGTGCTGCCGGTGTTCCCGGACAACGGCTCGTTCCTGGAAATCCCGATCGCCGTCACGTTCGACGGCAGCACGCAGTACGGCACCGCGACCAGCGAGAAGAATTCCACCCAGGATGGCTATTCGTCGGGCAGCCTGCAGCGCTTTGCGGCCGACGAGAACGGCATCATCATGGGCCAGTACAGCAACGGCAAGTCGCGCGCGCTGGGGCAGGTGGTGCTGGCCGATTTCGCCAGCGTCGACAATCTCGTCCCGCTGGGTAACAACGCCTGGTCCGAAAGCGCCGGCTCCGGCGTGCCGCAGCTCGGCGTGCCGAATGCCGGCGGCATGGGGCAGCTGCGCGCCTCGTCGGTGGAATCGTCGAACGTGGACCTGACCGAGCAGCTGGTGGACATGATCACCGCCCAGCGCGTGTACCAGGCCAATGCGCAGACCATCAAGACCGAGGATTCGGTGTTGCAGACGCTGATCAATCTGCGCTGA